From Monomorium pharaonis isolate MP-MQ-018 chromosome 9, ASM1337386v2, whole genome shotgun sequence, the proteins below share one genomic window:
- the LOC118647355 gene encoding uncharacterized protein LOC118647355: MTDILNIENEPIFDDRIIKIETHTYNPFANTTFDHSDEIRIPIQHQDLYTLPSESSIHRGKKIDRNRNVGITSTLKNYMTMSTNRTKIANNAGWDPWYHVNGYFNFCVPLNMLLGFCEDYKRVVINARHELILIRARNDNNCLVGDPAQEPEIELFKVQWRMPHVLLNERNKLSMLRALESGRYLSMAFCSWDLYEFPLLQRTTKHTWAIKTATQLEKPRYVVFALQAGRKNVMLEDASRFNDCKLTNVKLYLNSECYPYDDMNLDFDKNRWAILYDMYTRFCKDYYGYDNLEPNLSVANFRQKGPFVIIDCSRQNESIKSATVDVRIEFDCKENVPASSTAYCLIIHDRIVQYNPLTNVVRKIT; this comes from the exons ATGACGGACATTTTAAACATCGAGAATGAACCGATCTTCGATGATCGCATCATCAAGATCGAGACTCACACGTATAATCCGTTTGCCAATACAACGTTTGATCACAGTGATGAGATAAGAATACCTATACAACATCaggatttatacacgttaccGTCTGAAAGTTCTATACATCGAGGGAAAa AGATTGATCGTAACAGAAACGTTGGAATAACTAGCACGCTCAAGAATTATATGACCATGTCAACTAACAGAACCAAAATTGCGAATAACGCTGGTTGGGATCCGTGGTATCATGTAAatggatactttaatttttgtgtgcCACTTAACATGCTATTGGGATTTTGCGAAGATTACAAACGCGTGGTGATTAACGCTCGTCACGAGTTGATCTTGATACGCGCACGCAACGATAATAATTGTCTAGTCGGCGATCCAGCGCAGGAACcagaaattgaattattcaaagtaCAATGGCGAATGCCGCATGTGCTGTTGAATGAGAGAAATAAACTGTCGATGTTGCGTGCTCTGGAAAGCGGGCGATACCTCAGCATGGCTTTTTGCTCATGGGATCTGTATGAGTTTCCATTATTGCAACGCACAACCAAACATACATGGGCTATCAAGACCGCTACTCAGCTTGAGAAGCCGCGTTACGTCGTCTTCGCTCTGCAGGCTGGTCGGAAGAACGTCATGCTTGAGGACGCGAGTCGATTCAATGATTGCAAACTGACAAATGTAAAACTGTATCTGAACTCGGAATGTTATCCGTATGACGATATGAATctggatttcgataaaaacagATGGGCAATTCTGTATGATATGTATACACGTTTCTGTAAAGACTATTATGGGTATGATAATCTTGAGCCGAATCTATCTGTCGCGAATTTTCGACAAAAAGGTCCGTTTGTGATTATCGATTGCTCTCGACAAAACGAATCGATTAAGAGTGCAACTGTAGATGTGCGTATAGAATTTGACTGTAAAGAGAACGTACCCGCGAGCAGCACCGCGTACTGTCTCATCATACACGATCGCATAGTTCAGTACAATCCGTTGACCAACGTTGTGCGCAAAATTACCTaa